One region of Populus trichocarpa isolate Nisqually-1 chromosome 4, P.trichocarpa_v4.1, whole genome shotgun sequence genomic DNA includes:
- the LOC7476300 gene encoding alpha,alpha-trehalose-phosphate synthase [UDP-forming] 1 isoform X2: MPGSKCNVDPATPKSRTERLMKERNLRKLNRVFNLNEKAGDSLRDADLFSNDSALTETENCASLNEEELSEGIDGYERQDQRLPKQRLLVVANRLPVSAVRQGKDSWQLEISVGGLVSALLGLKEFDARWIGWAGVNVPDEIGQEALTKALAEKKCIPVFLDEDTVHQYYNGYCNNIIWPLFHYLGLPQEDRLSTTRSFQSQFDAYKKANQMFADVVHEHYEEGDVVWCHDYHLMFLPRCLKEKNSNIKVGWFLHTPFPSSEIHRMLPSRRDLLESVLAADLVGFHTYDYARHFVSACTRILGLEGTPEGVENQGKLTRVAAFPIGIDSDRFIRALELPQVQDHIKELKERFAGRKVMLGVDRLDMIKGIPQKILAFEEFLEENPEWRDKVVLLQIAVPTRTDVPEYQKLSSQVHEIVGRINGRFGTLTAVPIHHLDRSLDFHALCALYAVTDVALITSLRDGMNLVSYEFVACQASKKGVLILSEFAGAAQSLGAGALLVNPWNIAEVAASISQALNMPADEREKMHQHNFMHVTTHTSQEWAATFVSELNDTIIEAQLRTRQVPLLPVKVAVERYLQSNNRLLMLGFNATLTEPANTQGVRGGHIRELQSRLHPEIKETLKKLCDDRRTNIVILSGSDRAVLDDNFREYNLWLAAENGMFLRHSTGEWMTTMPENLNMDWVDSVKHVFEYFTERTPGSHFELRETSLVWKYKYAESHFGKLQSKDMLQHLWTGPISNAAVDVVQGDRSVEVRSVGVTKGAAIDRILGEIVRNKGMKSPIDYVLCAGHFLR, translated from the exons ATGCCAGGGAGCAAGTGTAATGTTGATCCTGCCACACCCAAAAGTAGAACAGAAAGGCTAATGAAGGAAAGAAATTTACGGAAATTAAACAGGGTGTTTAATCTGAATGAGAAAGCAGGAGATAGTTTGAGAGATGCAGATCTCTTTTCTAATGATTCGGCATTAACTGAAACTGAAAATTGTGCTTCACTTAATGAGGAAGAATTGTCTGAAGGGATCGATGGATATGAAAGGCAAGATCAGAGGCTTCCTAAACAACGTTTATTGGTGGTTGCCAATAGGTTGCCCGTCTCTGCAGTTAGGCAGGGCAAGGATTCATGGCAACTTGAGATAAGTGTAGGTGGGCTGGTCAGTGCACTTTTGG GTCTGAAGGAGTTTGATGCCAGGTGGATTGGTTGGGCTGGTGTAAATGTGCCTGATGAAATTGGACAAGAAGCACTAACTAAAGCTTTGGCTGAAAAG AAATGCATCCCAGTTTTCCTGGACGAAGACACTGTTCATCAGTATTATAATGGTTATTGTAACAACATAATATGGCCTCTTTTCCATTATCTTGGGCTACCCCAAGAAGATCGCCTTTCAACCACCCGTAgttttcaatctcaatttgatGCTTATAAGAAGGCAAACCAAATGTTTGCTGATGTAGTGCACGAACATTATGAGGAGGGTGATGTTGTTTGGTGCCATGATTACCACCTAATGTTTCTTCCCAGATGTCTGAAAGAGAAAAACAGCAACATCAAAGTCGGTTGGTTTCTTCACACTCCTTTTCCCTCCTCTGAAATACACAGGATGCTGCCATCTCGTAGAGACCTGTTGGAATCTGTTCTTGCAGCCGATTTAGTTGG TTTTCACACATATGATTATGCAAGACATTTTGTCAGTGCTTGCACTCGTATCCTTGGGCTTGAGGGTACACCTGAAGGAGTAGAGAATCAGGGAAAGCTGACTCGTGTAGCAGCG TTTCCTATTGGGATAGATTCCGATCGATTCATTCGAGCTCTGGAGCTCCCTCAGGTCCAGGATCACATAAAAGAACTGAAAGAAAGATTTGCTGGCAGAAAG GTAATGTTAGGCGTTGATCGTCTTGATATGATAAAAGGAATTCCCCAAAAGATATTGGCGTTTGAAGAGTTCCTTGAGGAAAATCCAGAGTGGCGTGATAAAGTAGTTTTGCTACAAATTGCTGTGCCAACAAGAACAGATGTTCCGGAAT ATCAAAAGCTTTCTAGCCAGGTCCATGAGATTGTTGGGCGCATCAATGGGAGATTTGGGACTCTCACTGCGGTTCCAATACATCATCTG GACCGGTCTCTTGACTTTCATGCGTTATGTGCGCTATATGCTGTTACTG atGTGGCGCTTATTACGTCTTTAAGAGATGGAATGAATCTTGTAAGCTATGAGTTTGTTGCCTGCCAAGCTTCCAAGAAAGGGGTGCTCATTCTGAGTGAG TTTGCAGGTGCAGCTCAGTCTCTTGGCGCTGGAGCCCTCTTGGTGAATCCATGGAATATTGCAGAAGTTGCTGCTTCAATTAGTCAGGCTTTGAATATGCCAGCtgatgaaagagaaaaaatgcaTCAGCATAACTTCATGCATGTGACAACACACACATCACAAGAGTGGGCTGCTACTTTTGTAAG TGAACTAAATGATACCATTATTGAAGCCCAACTAAGGACAAGACAAGTTCCCTTACTTCCTGTCAAAGTTGCAGTTGAACGATATTTGCAATCCAATAATCGTTTGCTTATGCTG GGTTTCAATGCAACTTTAACTGAACCAGCAAACACTCAAGGAGTTAGAGGCGGTCATATTAGAGAGCTGCAATCTAGATTGCACCCGGAAATAAAAGAAACCTTGAAAAAACTTTGTGATGATCGTAGAACAAACATTGTTATTCTCAGTGGAAGTGATAGAGCTGTCCTGGATGAT AATTTTCGAGAATACAATTTGTGGTTGGCAGCAGAAAATGGAATGTTTTTACGCCATAGTACAGGAGAATGGATGACAACAATGCCAGAAAATTTGAATATGGATTGGGTTGACAGTGTTAAG CATGTTTTCGAGTATTTTACAGAAAGAACACCTGGATCTCATTTTGAGCTTCGTGAAACTTCACTTGTATGGAAATACAAGTATGCAG AGAGTCATTTTGGAAAGCTTCAATCAAAGGATATGCTACAGCATCTCTGGACTGGTCCTATTTCAAACGCAGCTGTTGATGTTGTCCAAGGTGATCGATCTGTTGAGGTTCGATCTGTTGGTGTGACAAAG GGAGCAGCAATTGATCGTATTTTAGGGGAAATAGTTCGTAACAAGGGCATGAAGTCACCGATTGATTATGTCCTTTGTGCTGGGCACTTTCTAA GATGA
- the LOC7476300 gene encoding alpha,alpha-trehalose-phosphate synthase [UDP-forming] 1 isoform X1, whose product MPGSKCNVDPATPKSRTERLMKERNLRKLNRVFNLNEKAGDSLRDADLFSNDSALTETENCASLNEEELSEGIDGYERQDQRLPKQRLLVVANRLPVSAVRQGKDSWQLEISVGGLVSALLGLKEFDARWIGWAGVNVPDEIGQEALTKALAEKKCIPVFLDEDTVHQYYNGYCNNIIWPLFHYLGLPQEDRLSTTRSFQSQFDAYKKANQMFADVVHEHYEEGDVVWCHDYHLMFLPRCLKEKNSNIKVGWFLHTPFPSSEIHRMLPSRRDLLESVLAADLVGFHTYDYARHFVSACTRILGLEGTPEGVENQGKLTRVAAFPIGIDSDRFIRALELPQVQDHIKELKERFAGRKVMLGVDRLDMIKGIPQKILAFEEFLEENPEWRDKVVLLQIAVPTRTDVPEYQKLSSQVHEIVGRINGRFGTLTAVPIHHLDRSLDFHALCALYAVTDVALITSLRDGMNLVSYEFVACQASKKGVLILSEFAGAAQSLGAGALLVNPWNIAEVAASISQALNMPADEREKMHQHNFMHVTTHTSQEWAATFVSELNDTIIEAQLRTRQVPLLPVKVAVERYLQSNNRLLMLGFNATLTEPANTQGVRGGHIRELQSRLHPEIKETLKKLCDDRRTNIVILSGSDRAVLDDNFREYNLWLAAENGMFLRHSTGEWMTTMPENLNMDWVDSVKHVFEYFTERTPGSHFELRETSLVWKYKYAESHFGKLQSKDMLQHLWTGPISNAAVDVVQGDRSVEVRSVGVTKGAAIDRILGEIVRNKGMKSPIDYVLCAGHFLSKDEDVYTFFEPELPCESLALARTRSLDPARTSISMIPDSTNQVKAHQLRKQRSLSTLERSNYRSAAWRPIVHDRMSLPEGSSVLDLKAENFFSCTVSRKQSEARYLLQSSDDVVTLLKELAESKSPN is encoded by the exons ATGCCAGGGAGCAAGTGTAATGTTGATCCTGCCACACCCAAAAGTAGAACAGAAAGGCTAATGAAGGAAAGAAATTTACGGAAATTAAACAGGGTGTTTAATCTGAATGAGAAAGCAGGAGATAGTTTGAGAGATGCAGATCTCTTTTCTAATGATTCGGCATTAACTGAAACTGAAAATTGTGCTTCACTTAATGAGGAAGAATTGTCTGAAGGGATCGATGGATATGAAAGGCAAGATCAGAGGCTTCCTAAACAACGTTTATTGGTGGTTGCCAATAGGTTGCCCGTCTCTGCAGTTAGGCAGGGCAAGGATTCATGGCAACTTGAGATAAGTGTAGGTGGGCTGGTCAGTGCACTTTTGG GTCTGAAGGAGTTTGATGCCAGGTGGATTGGTTGGGCTGGTGTAAATGTGCCTGATGAAATTGGACAAGAAGCACTAACTAAAGCTTTGGCTGAAAAG AAATGCATCCCAGTTTTCCTGGACGAAGACACTGTTCATCAGTATTATAATGGTTATTGTAACAACATAATATGGCCTCTTTTCCATTATCTTGGGCTACCCCAAGAAGATCGCCTTTCAACCACCCGTAgttttcaatctcaatttgatGCTTATAAGAAGGCAAACCAAATGTTTGCTGATGTAGTGCACGAACATTATGAGGAGGGTGATGTTGTTTGGTGCCATGATTACCACCTAATGTTTCTTCCCAGATGTCTGAAAGAGAAAAACAGCAACATCAAAGTCGGTTGGTTTCTTCACACTCCTTTTCCCTCCTCTGAAATACACAGGATGCTGCCATCTCGTAGAGACCTGTTGGAATCTGTTCTTGCAGCCGATTTAGTTGG TTTTCACACATATGATTATGCAAGACATTTTGTCAGTGCTTGCACTCGTATCCTTGGGCTTGAGGGTACACCTGAAGGAGTAGAGAATCAGGGAAAGCTGACTCGTGTAGCAGCG TTTCCTATTGGGATAGATTCCGATCGATTCATTCGAGCTCTGGAGCTCCCTCAGGTCCAGGATCACATAAAAGAACTGAAAGAAAGATTTGCTGGCAGAAAG GTAATGTTAGGCGTTGATCGTCTTGATATGATAAAAGGAATTCCCCAAAAGATATTGGCGTTTGAAGAGTTCCTTGAGGAAAATCCAGAGTGGCGTGATAAAGTAGTTTTGCTACAAATTGCTGTGCCAACAAGAACAGATGTTCCGGAAT ATCAAAAGCTTTCTAGCCAGGTCCATGAGATTGTTGGGCGCATCAATGGGAGATTTGGGACTCTCACTGCGGTTCCAATACATCATCTG GACCGGTCTCTTGACTTTCATGCGTTATGTGCGCTATATGCTGTTACTG atGTGGCGCTTATTACGTCTTTAAGAGATGGAATGAATCTTGTAAGCTATGAGTTTGTTGCCTGCCAAGCTTCCAAGAAAGGGGTGCTCATTCTGAGTGAG TTTGCAGGTGCAGCTCAGTCTCTTGGCGCTGGAGCCCTCTTGGTGAATCCATGGAATATTGCAGAAGTTGCTGCTTCAATTAGTCAGGCTTTGAATATGCCAGCtgatgaaagagaaaaaatgcaTCAGCATAACTTCATGCATGTGACAACACACACATCACAAGAGTGGGCTGCTACTTTTGTAAG TGAACTAAATGATACCATTATTGAAGCCCAACTAAGGACAAGACAAGTTCCCTTACTTCCTGTCAAAGTTGCAGTTGAACGATATTTGCAATCCAATAATCGTTTGCTTATGCTG GGTTTCAATGCAACTTTAACTGAACCAGCAAACACTCAAGGAGTTAGAGGCGGTCATATTAGAGAGCTGCAATCTAGATTGCACCCGGAAATAAAAGAAACCTTGAAAAAACTTTGTGATGATCGTAGAACAAACATTGTTATTCTCAGTGGAAGTGATAGAGCTGTCCTGGATGAT AATTTTCGAGAATACAATTTGTGGTTGGCAGCAGAAAATGGAATGTTTTTACGCCATAGTACAGGAGAATGGATGACAACAATGCCAGAAAATTTGAATATGGATTGGGTTGACAGTGTTAAG CATGTTTTCGAGTATTTTACAGAAAGAACACCTGGATCTCATTTTGAGCTTCGTGAAACTTCACTTGTATGGAAATACAAGTATGCAG AGAGTCATTTTGGAAAGCTTCAATCAAAGGATATGCTACAGCATCTCTGGACTGGTCCTATTTCAAACGCAGCTGTTGATGTTGTCCAAGGTGATCGATCTGTTGAGGTTCGATCTGTTGGTGTGACAAAG GGAGCAGCAATTGATCGTATTTTAGGGGAAATAGTTCGTAACAAGGGCATGAAGTCACCGATTGATTATGTCCTTTGTGCTGGGCACTTTCTAAGTAAG GATGAAGATGTCTATACATTTTTTGAGCCAGAGCTTCCTTGTGAATCACTAGCCTTAGCACGAACCAGGTCACTAGATCCTGCGAGGACATCTATTTCAATGATTCCAGACAGTACAAACCAAGTCAAGGCTCATCAGTTAAGGAAGCAACGCTCATTGTCAACTTTGGAAAGGAGCAATTATCGAAGTGCTGCTTGGCGGCCTATAGTTCATGATAGAATGTCATTGCCAGAGGGCTCATCTGTACTTGATCTCAAGGCTGAGAATTTCTTCTCTTGTACTGTTTCCCGGAAGCAATCGGAGGCTCGATATCTCCTTCAGTCATCAGATGATGTTGTCACACTCTTAAAAGAGCTGGCAGAGTCTAAATCACCTAATTGA
- the LOC7470184 gene encoding uncharacterized protein LOC7470184: MTSQHIATHREKAEIHTGESLCKQKSLELLEEIHLPMGLLPLDDIVEVGYNRTTGFVWLKQKKRKDHRFLKIGRQVSYDTEVTAFVENRRMRRLTGVKTKELLFWVSISDIYVDEKDLEKITFGNPTGISRTFPVSAFELEEEKK, translated from the coding sequence ATGACTTCTCAACATATCGCAACCCACAGAGAAAAAGCAGAGATCCACACCGGCGAGTCTCTCTGCAAGCAAAAGTCCTTAGAACTCCTCGAAGAGATCCACCTCCCTATGGGTCTCCTCCCACTCGACGACATCGTTGAGGTGGGTTATAACCGCACTACTGGGTTCGTTTGGTTGAAgcaaaagaagagaaaggatCACAGATTCCTTAAGATCGGACGCCAAGTATCTTATGATACGGAGGTGACAGCTTTCGTCGAGAACCGTCGGATGCGGAGACTGACTGGGGTCAAGACCAAGGAGCTTTTGTTTTGGGTCTCCATCTCGGATATTTATGTTGACGAGAAGGATTTGGAGAAAATCACGTTTGGTAATCCGACAGGGATCTCTAGGACTTTTCCTGTTTCGGCTTTTGAGCTTGAGGAGGAGAAGAAGTGA
- the LOC7476299 gene encoding uncharacterized protein LOC7476299, which translates to MPVFNFSLKRNVHLENFFNSITVRNKYGAMAATATVIFASVYIGWAYAKRSCKKQKKKVHAVFTRSMSVGVLHGGKLALDRVIDYHRARADEASLKSAENELQDLLIEEHPDFVKLQSTVARLEMSGKEAVAVGILETQLKSARKEGKSHVAYEIEMLLVEMHIYQGEFKKALACECLSHEEISDARRPLYKAIIYIMLEDPGKEAMNCWEKFIDIRIRFESPSSHQSQLNEAVTNFNEFEKAVKLLRNDIQEAHGKQIKP; encoded by the exons ATGCCTGTTTTCAACTTTTCCCTGAAGAGAAACGTACACTTAGAGAATTTCTTTAACAGCATCACTGTAAGGAATAAATATGGAGCAATGGCGGCGACGGCAACTGTAATTTTTGCCAGCGTTTACATCGGATGGGCTTATGCAAAACGTTCATGtaagaagcaaaaaaagaaggttCACGCTGTGTTTACAAGATCGATGTCTGTAGGGGTTCTCCATGGAGGGAAACTGGCCTTGGATAGAGTGATTGATTATCATCGTGCTCGAGCAGATGAAGCGTCACTTAAATCAGCTGAAAATGAGTTACAGGATTTACTGATAGAAGAACATCCTGATTTCGTAAAGCTACAG AGCACTGTTGCAAGGCTGGAAATGAGTGGAAAAGAAGCAGTTGCGGTGGGAATACTGGAAACACAACTGAAAAGTGCTCGAAAGGAAGGGAAATCACATGTAGCTTATGAGATTGAAATGTTGCTTGTCGAAATGCACATCTACCAG GGAGAATTCAAGAAGGCTTTAGCCTGCGAATGCCTGAGTCATGAAGAAATTTCTGACGCAAGACGTCCTCTATATAAG GCCATCATTTATATAATGTTAGAAGACCCCGGGAAAGAAGCCATGAATTGTTGGGAAAAATTCATAGACATTCGAATTCGCTTCGAGTCTCCAAGTTCACACCAAAGCCAGCTCAACGAAGCCGTTACCAATTTCAATGAGTTTGAGAAAGCAGTCAAGTTGCTTAGAAATGATATCCAGGAGGCCCACGGGAAGCAAATTAAGCCCTGA
- the LOC7476078 gene encoding uncharacterized protein LOC7476078 isoform X2, with amino-acid sequence MPSLHYLSTFIILSYFLLKLNQQRMFSETLKTQTIMASMLCVGNGNPLSMLVCIPSTVSIIPRRTKPHLSLVSSTPSLTSCYTRHKLGHLIRPVICASSDRSPTPSRNENNCDNKIVKAAVGASVALACALGIIGGNFRMYPKAIAGPRELYQKAPQVEEHPSSLAKLALESFLDVTSDLASTDAVSPIATFDPPPNPSIEQKHAVRLMIYGEAEEAVWYLQEAFEKYKNDPEPAYNVEMALVEILIYQHEYERALNCDCLNHDDQLGPSDARVFLYKAIIYTMLDFNEEARIWWERYMYAVE; translated from the exons ATGCCTTCCTTGCACTACTTGAGTACTTTCATTATTCTCAGTTATTTCCTTTTAAAGCTCAACCAGCAAAGGATGTTTTCTGAAACTCTTAAAACGCAAACCATCATGGCATCAATGCTTTGCGTTGGCAATGGAAACCCACTTTCAATGCTTGTATGCATACCTTCGACTGTCAGCATTATTCCTCGGAGGACTAAACCTCATTTAAGCCTTGTCTCTAGTACTCCTTCGCTTACAAGTTGCTATACACGCCACAAACTTGGGCATCTCATCCGTCCTGTAATTTGCGCATCATCAGACAGGTCTCCAACACcttcaagaaatgaaaacaattgCGACAACAAAATTGTGAAAGCCGCAGTGGGGGCATCTGTAGCTTTGGCTTGTGCTCTTGGTATAATTGGTGGTAACTTCAGAATGTATCCTAAAGCCATTGCAGGTCCTAGGGAATTATATCAGAAAGCTCCTCAAGTAGAAGAACATCCATCATCACTTGCGAAGCTGGCACTCGAATCATTCCTGGATGTGACATCGGACCTGGCTTCTACCGATGCAGTGAGCCCAATTGCAACTTTTGATCCGCCTCCAAATCCTTCAATAGAACAG AAGCATGCAGTGCGTCTTATGATATATGGGGAAGCTGAAGAAGCAGTGTGGTATCTGCAAGAAGCATTTGAGAAGTATAAGAACGATCCTGAGCCTGCATACAATGTGGAAATGGCATTAGTGGAAATTCTCATTTATCAG CACGAATACGAACGTGCTTTGAATTGCGACTGCCTCAACCATGATGATCAACTCGGCCCTTCAGATGCCCGGGTTTTCCTTTACAAG GCTATTATATATACCATGTTGGATTTCAACGAGGAGGCAAGGATATGGTGGGAAAGATACATGTATGCTGTTGAATGA
- the LOC7476078 gene encoding uncharacterized protein LOC7476078 isoform X1, whose amino-acid sequence MPSLHYLSTFIILSYFLLKLNQQRMFSETLKTQTIMASMLCVGNGNPLSMLVCIPSTVSIIPRRTKPHLSLVSSTPSLTSCYTRHKLGHLIRPVICASSDRSPTPSRNENNCDNKIVKAAVGASVALACALGIIGGNFRMYPKAIAGPRELYQKAPQVEEHPSSLAKLALESFLDVTSDLASTDAVSPIATFDPPPNPSIEQVKEIKKHAVRLMIYGEAEEAVWYLQEAFEKYKNDPEPAYNVEMALVEILIYQHEYERALNCDCLNHDDQLGPSDARVFLYKAIIYTMLDFNEEARIWWERYMYAVE is encoded by the exons ATGCCTTCCTTGCACTACTTGAGTACTTTCATTATTCTCAGTTATTTCCTTTTAAAGCTCAACCAGCAAAGGATGTTTTCTGAAACTCTTAAAACGCAAACCATCATGGCATCAATGCTTTGCGTTGGCAATGGAAACCCACTTTCAATGCTTGTATGCATACCTTCGACTGTCAGCATTATTCCTCGGAGGACTAAACCTCATTTAAGCCTTGTCTCTAGTACTCCTTCGCTTACAAGTTGCTATACACGCCACAAACTTGGGCATCTCATCCGTCCTGTAATTTGCGCATCATCAGACAGGTCTCCAACACcttcaagaaatgaaaacaattgCGACAACAAAATTGTGAAAGCCGCAGTGGGGGCATCTGTAGCTTTGGCTTGTGCTCTTGGTATAATTGGTGGTAACTTCAGAATGTATCCTAAAGCCATTGCAGGTCCTAGGGAATTATATCAGAAAGCTCCTCAAGTAGAAGAACATCCATCATCACTTGCGAAGCTGGCACTCGAATCATTCCTGGATGTGACATCGGACCTGGCTTCTACCGATGCAGTGAGCCCAATTGCAACTTTTGATCCGCCTCCAAATCCTTCAATAGAACAGGTTAAAGAGATCAAG AAGCATGCAGTGCGTCTTATGATATATGGGGAAGCTGAAGAAGCAGTGTGGTATCTGCAAGAAGCATTTGAGAAGTATAAGAACGATCCTGAGCCTGCATACAATGTGGAAATGGCATTAGTGGAAATTCTCATTTATCAG CACGAATACGAACGTGCTTTGAATTGCGACTGCCTCAACCATGATGATCAACTCGGCCCTTCAGATGCCCGGGTTTTCCTTTACAAG GCTATTATATATACCATGTTGGATTTCAACGAGGAGGCAAGGATATGGTGGGAAAGATACATGTATGCTGTTGAATGA